The sequence below is a genomic window from Candidatus Binataceae bacterium.
CGACGATTTCGAGATCGTCCGTGCGGCCTTGCGTGCGCATCTGACTCTTCAGCGACGTAACGGCCGGGGCAAGTTTGTCGGCCGCGAGCATCGGATGCCATCCCGCGCCGAACTCGAGGACACGTCGCACGGCGGCGTCACCGTTGCCGCCGATCCAGATCGGCGGGGCTTGCGGGCGCGGTGAAAAGACGAAGGGCGGAAAGCTGACGAGATTCCCGCAGTAGGCTTCAGCGTCGCGCGTGAACAAATGTCTGATGACGCGCAGGGTTTCGTCGCTGAGCCGGCCGCGCATCCGCTTGTCGACGCCGAGCGCGGCGAATTCAGGCTTCATCCAGCCGACGCCGACCCCGAGGATCATCCGTCCGCCCGAGAGCTCCTGGATGGTGGCGACCTGCTTGGCGGTCAGCACCGCAGGCCGATACGGCAGCACGAGCACCGAAATGCCGAGACGAATCCGTTCGGTCGCGCCGGCGAGGTAGGCGAGCGTCGCGAGAACGTCGAGGTAACGGCCCCCGGAACCTTCAGTCTCGTCCGGCGGGATGCAGAGGTGGTCAGAGACGAAGACCGCGTCGAAGCCGAGTGACTCGGCAGCGGCTACGCAGGCGCGAATCGTCGCGGTCGTCGATTGCGGCCCCATGTTGCGCACGGCGATGCCATATTTCATTGCTGCGCCTCCGCGGTCCCCCTCTGTAATCACGCTGTTACTTTCAACGGCGCAGGCCCATCGCGTCGAGTTTCTTGACGATCCACGCAATCCGATCGTTGCCCCAGAATGGCTCGCCCGCGACGATCAGCATCGGCACGCCGAAAACATGATCGCGCTCGCCCTGCGCCAGCGCGTCGGCGAGCGCCGCCGGCCCATCGCGGTTGACGAAGCGGCGAAACTCGGCGGCGTCGAGACCAATTTCACTGATCACCGCGGCGAGCGCATCGACGCTTTCGAGATCGATCTCGCGCGCGAAAAACCGCGCGAAGACCAGCCGCGAGTATTCGCGAAAGCGTCCGTTGCGCTCGGCGAAGATTCCGCTGGTGAGCGCGAGGCGGCTGTCGAAAAGCCTCTGCGGCCCGCGAATGATAATCCCGCGGTCGCGAGCGAAACGGCGGGCGTCCTCGTAGAGGTAGCGGACTTTGAACCAATCGCGTTCCGTCCGCTGCGGCAAATCGCCGCCAAAAGCCCGAAAATCGAAGCCGTGCGGCGTGAAGACGATTTGCACGCGATGACTTCGCTCAAGGTCGAGCGCCGGCTCAAAGGCCAGCCAGGTGAAAGGACTCTTGTAGTCGTAGTAGAACCTGACGGTTTCGAGTACTTCGGCCATGGCTTATCGTGATAGCCGAATTTCCTTCGTCAGACAAAAGGGCGGTCACGCACCCATCGCGAAAAAGCATGATGGGCATGATGGCTATCCACTCTCGCGACAATTCGTTAGCATCGCGCCGATGCGCGAATCTGCCGTGCGCGGCGCCAATCGATGAAGCTCCGTCCGCTCGACCCGTCCCGCGCGACGACCCGCAAACTCGCGACCCTCTCGCGCAAAGTCGCGCGCAACCAGTTCGCCAAGCCGCTCTCCGCGGGCGCCGCGGTCGCCGATTTTCTCGACGCGCTGCCGGATGTCCTCGCCGCTCGCGACTTGCGCGAGCTCGCGCGCCGCGTCGCCGCGGCCCATCGCTCCCGCCGGATGGTCCTGCTCCAGATGGGTGCGCATCCGATCAAAGTCGGACTCGGCCCGATCATCTGCGATTTGATTCGCGATGGCATCATCACCGGCTTCGCCGGCAACGGCGCGACGATGATCCACGACTTCGAACTGGCCTACGCCGGCCGCACCTCCGAGGACGTCGGCGCCGGGCTGACCGACGGCAGCTTCGGGATGGCCGAAGAGACCGGCGCGATCCTCAACGAGTTTGCCAAGATCGCGATGGACGAGGGTCGCGGTTACGGCGAGATCGTCGGTCGCGAGATATTAAAGCGACACTTCAAGTTTTGCGACAGCAGCATCTTTGCCACCGCCTACGATAAGGGCGTGCCCGCGACGATTCATGTTGCGCTCGGCTCGGACATCGTACACATGCATCCGGCGGCCGACGGCGCCGCGATCGGCGCAGCGACGATGGCGGACTTCCATCGACTCGCCGCGACGGTCGGCGAACTCTCGCGCGGCGTCGTCATCAATCTGGGCTCCGCGGTGCTGATGCCCGAGGTCTTTATGAAGGCGCTCAACCTCGCGCGCAACCTCGGCCGCACAGTCGAGGCCTTTACCGCGGCTGACATGGATTTTCTCCGTCAGTACCGGCCGCGTATGAATGTTGTCGAGCGTCCGACTCAAGGTGGGGGCCGCGGTCTGATGCTGACCGGGCATCACGAGCTGATGTTCCCCCTGCTCGTCGCTGCGATCCGCGAGGAACTCGCGCGTCCCCCGAGCCGAGTCCGCAAGAAGCTTGGCTGATCGGCAGACCTTGAACCGCCGCGGTTACTTAAGGGTCTGAGACCTGACCGGCAAAACTTGCGGGTCGCGTCGGTCTTACCTATAATCTTACAATGACTTATCGCACGCGACTGTCGAGCAAGGGACAGATCGTTTTGCCGAAACCGCTGCGTGTTGCCCGTCGATGGAGTCCCGGGACGGAATTCCTCCTCGAAGAACACGGCGCCGGCCTTTTGCTCAAGCCCGGCGTCTCAGGCTCATCCGATTGGGCGTCGCTGATCGGCGCCGCCGACTATCGCGGACCGCGCAAAAGCCTCAAGGAGATGACCGAGGCGATTAACGTCGAAGCGCGCAAACACCGGTGATTGCCGTCGATACTAATGTCCTGGTGCGCATCATCGTCAACGATGAACCATCGCAAGCGGCGCGCGCCGCGGTCTTCCTGCGTGCTCAGGAGCGCGTCTTTATAGCCAAAACCGTCATGCTCGAACTTGAATGGGTGCTGCGCGGCGCGTACCGCCTCGCCCGCGGGACTATCGCGGCCGCGCTCCGGCGGGTGCTTGAGTTTCCGAACGTAGAAGCCGAGGATCCCGCGGCCGTGACAGCGGCGCTGCGCTGGTACGACCAGGGACTGGATTTCGCCGACAGCCTGCACGTTGCCTCCGCCGGACATGGATGTAAGTTCGCAACCTTTGACGGCGCCTTGCGGCGGCGCGCCCGCCGCTTGCGCGCTATTACGCTGGCGGATCTTTGAAGCGCTCGGCGATCCCGAGGGTTGCGGCGCCTGCGTTTCGCCGAAATAATCCGCAAGCTGTCCTCGTGCTTCCAGAAGCGCTCAAGGAATTGAAGCCACGCGATGACTATTACACGACCATCCTGGGATCAATACTTCATGACGATTACGCGGCAGGTGGCCGAGCGCTCGACCTGCACGCGGGCGAAGGTCGGCGCGGTGATCGTGCGCGACCGCAGCATCCTCGCAACCGGCTACAATGGCGCGCCTGCCGGGCTGCCGCACTGCCTCGACGTCGGCTGCCTGATCTACGAATCGCGCACGCCCGACGGCGAGATTGAGCAGAACTGCTTCCGCACCATCCATGCCGAGATCAACGCGATCACGCAGGCGGCCCGCAATGGCGTCGCGATTCGCGACGCCGATATCTACGTCACTCACACCCCGTGCATCCATTGCCTGAAAGTTCTGATCAACACCGGCATCCGCAGCGTCTTTTACGAGAAGCCCTACAAGCTGCACACGATCGAGGAGTTGCTGACCCACGCGCGTATCAAGCTGATCAGTGTTCAGCCGGAGCCACCGCCCGATGCCCCAGCCTGAGGGCGCCGCCCGCCCCTGCGGCATCTGCGCGATCATCGATCGGCTGCGCGCCGGCAGCTTTCCCGATCTCGTCGCCGAGCTGCCGAGGAGCTGGATGATCCTGGGAGACGCGCAGTTCTATCGCGGCTATTGCGTGCTCTTCGCCAAGCGCCACGTCGTCGAGCCTCATCTGATGCCGCGCGGCGAGGCCCACGAGCTGCTCGACGAGATGCTTGCGGCAGGCAAAGCAATCAACGCGGTCACGTCGCCCATCAAGCTCAATTACGAATGCCTCGGCAATCAGGAGCCGCACGTGCACTGGCACATTTTTCCGCGTTCCTCCGCCGATCCGATGCGGCTGCAACCGGTCTGGCTGCGCCCTGAGAGTGAACGTAAAGTAACACTTGAAGAATCGGATCGACGCTCGCTGATTGCCGAATTGCGCTTGGAACTCGGCCGTCTGCTGCCGGCAGCGCGATGGGGTTGAGTGCTCCGATCGTCGCCGTCCTGTCGAATGAATCTTCGCCAGTGGCTCAAGCGTGGGCTGACCCTCCTCGCCACAGCACTCGCGCTATTCGGATGTACCCGGTCGCTGCCCGAGGCCGGCAGTGCCGTCGAACAGCTATACGTCGCACGCTGCGGCGGCTGCCATCAGGCGTACGATCCGCGGTCGCTGACCGCCTCGATGTGGGAGTTGCAAATGCTCGCGATGCGCTCGAAAATCGCCGAGGCTGGACAGGCGCCGCCGACGCCCGCGGAGCAGCGCGCCATCCTCGCGTACCTCCAGCGCAACGCCGGCCAGCAATAGTTCGAGCGATTTGATAAATATTGAAGAGCGCGCAGTCGTCCGGCGCATCAATCGATGTCAGAAGCAACCGCCAAACTTTCCGCCATCCGCGACGAACTCAATCAGTTTTTTCTCGAGCGCGCCGAATTGATCGACGGAGCATTGTGCGCGCTGCTCGCAACTCATCACGTCTTGCTGATCGGGCCGCCCGGTACGGCCAAATCGATGCTCGCGGACGAACTCTGCCGCCGTATCGAGGGCGCCAATTATTTTCAATGGCTGTTGACGAAATTCAGCACGCCGGAAGAGATTTTCGGCGCGGTCAGCCTCAAAAGCCTCGAGCAGGACGACTACCGCCGCGTCACCGATCACAAACTGCCTGAGGCGCACATCGCCTTCCTCGATGAGATCTTCAAGGCCAACTCCTCGATCCTCAACGCCCTGCTGGCCGTAATCAACGAACGCATTTTTCACAACGGCCGCGAAAGAGTTGTCGTCCCCCTTGTAACGATGTTCGGGGCGTCGAACGAGCTGCCCGACGAGGAAGAGCTGACGGCGCTCTTCGATCGCTTCATGATGCGCTTTACGGTCGATTACATCGTCGAGGATTTCCGTTTTCTGAAGATGCTCGAAGGAACAGGTCCGGCGCGCCGGACGATCCTCACCTTCGAGGAGCTGAACGAACTGCGCGCGGACGTTGCTGCGGTGCAGATCCCCGGTGGGATCCTGCGCGCGCTGGCGGAGCTGCGCCGGATCCTCGCGACGAGCCAGATCGTCGCCTCCGACCGGCGCTGGCGTAACACGCTCGCGATCATGCGCGCGCACGCGCTGCTGCTGAGCCGCACCCAGGTGAGCGACGACGATCTCGCCTTTCTCGAGCACGTGTTGTGGAAGGATCCCGAAGAGATTCCCAAGGTCCGCGACGCGATCCGCCGCCTCGTCAAGGGCTTCGAGGATGAGGCCCGCGAACTGCTGATCCAGGGTCAGGAGTTGCGCGAATATGCCGCGCGGGCGTGGGAGAGCGATGAGCTGCGCAAGCGCGCGGTAATCGAGGCGCACAGCAAACTCGCCAACATCCTCGTCAAATTCGAAAACCTGATCCGCGACGCTGCCGAGGGCGGACGCACCACGGAAAGCCTCGAAGCGATGCGGGCGACGGTCAAGGGCATCCAGCAATCGATGCTGCGAGCGGCGGTCTAGCTGCTTCACCGCCATGCCGGCCGAAGAATCCAGTCCTGCGATCGTGCTGCGCGCGCGCGACTACTCGGAATCCGATCGCATCGTGACGTTGCTGACGCGGGACTTCGGCAAACTCGGCGGCATCGCGAAGGGCGCGAAGGCCTCGCGCCGCCGCTTCGAGCGTAAACTCGAGCCTTTTTCGTGCGTGACGCTGTTCTTTCGGCGTCGCCCCCTCGGCCAACTGGTCTTTATCACCCGCGCGGAGCCCGGACCGATGCCGCAGCCGGTCCTCGAGGACGATCTCAGAAAAATCGCGCTTGGCAGCTACATGGTTGAACTTGCCGACGCGCTGACGCGCGAGGAAGCCGACGCCGCGGCGGCATACAACGTCCTCGCGGCGGGCCTCGCGGTCCTCGGACGTGGACCGGCGACGGCCGCGCTGCGCTCAGCTTATGACATGAAGATGCTGCGTGCGGCGGGGTTCGGCCTCGAATTCGACAATTGCCGCATCTGCCGAAGCCGCGTCGGTATCGACGCTGCCGCGGCGTATTTCGTCATCTCGCGCGGCGGCATCGTCTGTATGCGATGCCGTTCGGAAGCGCCCCAGGGCGCCGTCCGACTCGATGCGTCTGGGGTCTTGGCCTTGTCGAAGCTCGGCGGCGTCGAACTCGGCGAGGCGGCTGACCTCCCCTCGGCCGGCGCCGCGGCGGGCCGCGTGCTCACGCAGTTCCTGGGCGACCTGCTCGATCGCAAGCTGCGCTCGGTGGAGTTTCTCGATTCGGTCCTTTAGTCATTACTCAGTCACTACTGGTCTTAAAGTCTTCGTAATTTGCGGCTATAACTATTTACCAATACTCAGCCGGAAGCTATATTTTTTCGACGGGAATAGCAGATTCAACAATCTTAGCTTATCACGAGCATCTATTTGATTGAATTAGGGCGTGGGTACGATAAATGCTGCGCCAGCCTTCAGCGATTATCTAATAAAATAGAGGTTCGTCGCCAAGGAGGAGTTCTTCAGTATGTATAAAACCCAATTACTTCGCTGCCTGATCCTCGGATCATTTTTTGTCATCAGTGGCGCGATGCTCGCGCGCTCGGCCTCGGCTCAGAGCAGCCTCGATCCGGGGCTGGCATTCGCCGCGGTCTCAGATTCGCAGGTGAAGTTGGACAAGAATGCTTCCATCGGGGGCGCCACCGGTGCGCTCGGCGACCTGATTCTGGGCGAGAGCGCGAGCGTCAGCGGCAACGGCACCTCTCTCGGTAACAAGATCAAGCTTTCCAGGCTCGCCGTCGTCAGCGGCATCTGTGAGACGACCGGAGGCAAAGTAACGCTTGGCAAAAACGCGACGTGCACCGGTGGTGTTGATACTGCCGGAATCAATCCCGCGATTGTCCCATTACAAACCTTCTCCACCAGCGGAGCGAAGGCCTGTCCGCCTGGTGGCGTCAGCGAAGGAGCGTTGACTCTCGACAGAAACGGCGCCGCCACGCTGACCGCGGTGAGCGGTTTCAACGAGTTTGATTACACGAACATCACGCTGAAAAAGAATGCTTTTCTAACCGTTTCCGGCCCCGCGGATGCGTTAGTGGTAATCAAGGATTCAGGCTCGCTGACTTTGGACAAAGGCGCGGCGATAGCAGTAGGTTCCGGCGGCTTAACGCCGTCGAACCTTCTCATTCTGGTGAACACGGCGAAATCCTCCGCCAATAGCATCGTCAGCGGGTCTCTGGTTTCCGCAGGCGTCTGCAATCTCAAGGGTAACTCGTTCATCAACGGCCAGCTAGTTTGTGGGGGCAAAGTGACACTTGGCGCCAAGGGGAACGTGAGCGGTGGCAAGTTAAATGAGCAAGTGGCGACGGATGTTACCTGCCCATAACCCTGTACGCCCCTCGCCGCTGTGGCTAAAATTGCTCTATGGACTTCAACTACAGCGCCGAGGATGAAACTTTCCGAGCCGAGTTTCGCGCCTGGCTCGCAGTCAACCGGGAATATGCGACGCCGGCGCGCGAGCCGCTGGCCGACGAACTCGAGGGCGACTGGGACGCGCGCGTAAGCTGGCATCGCCGGCTCCATCAGGGCGGCTGGATGGGAATCCATTGGCCGCGGGAATACGGCGGACGCGGCGCGACTCTCTTGCAAAATGTCATTTACCAACAGGAGCTGGAGCGAGCCGGCGCGGCGATGCCCTTCACCGGCTTCGGCATCTCACTGCTTGGACCGACCCTGATTCACTGGGGCACCGACGAGCAGAAACGCCGTCATCTGCCGAAAATCCTCGGCGGCGAGGAATTCTGGTGCCAAGGTTACTCGGAACCCAACTCGGGCTCTGACTTGGCGTCGCTGCAAACCCGCGCGGTCGAGGACGGCGATTATTTCGTGGTCAACGGCGCAAAAATCTGGACCTCGGCGGCACAGCACGCCGATTGGATTTTTCTGCTCGTCCGCACCGATCCGGCCGCGCCCAAGCACAAGGGGATAAGCTATCTGCTGGTCGATATGAAGACACCCGGCATCGTCGTGCGGCCACTCGTGCAGATGACCGGAGCGCGCGGTTTCAACCAGGTCTTTTTCGAAGATGTGCGCGTGCCGCGCAAGAACCTCGTGGGCGAAAAAAATCAGGGATGGCAGGTGGCCATCACCACTCTGATGTTCGAGCGATCGATGGGCCATGATCGCGGCCTGCTGCAACAGATTCGCGAACTCGCGACGCTCGCGCAGGGGATTCCGCGCAACGGCGCGTCGGCGTGGGACGACGCCGAGGTGCGCCAGCGCCTCGCGAAACTCGAAGCCGAGGGCGAGGCGATCAAGTACACGGGCTTCAGGCAGTTGACGCGCCAGCTCAAGGGACTGCCGCCGGGCGCGGAGAGCTCGATGCTCAAGTTGTGCGGGACCGAGTTGGCGTTGAAAATCGCGCTATTCGCGATGGAGTTGCTGGGTCCGTATAGCCAGCTCGAGCCGAACTCCGCCCATGCGCTTGATGCGGGCAAATGGTCGCAGCGGATGCTCGCCGCGCGCGGCCCGACAATCTATACCGGGACCAACCAGATTCAGCGCAATATCATCGGCGAACGCGTTCTCGGCCTGCCCAAAGGTTAAACGAGTCCCGGGTGGAAATCCGGGATTCTTCGCTTCGCTCAGAATGACAAAAATGGCTTAGTTTTAGTGAAAGTTGCTATGTCATTCTGAGCGAAGGCTGCCGGAGCGAAGAATCCCGGATTACATACCGGGCTGACTCCGTTCAGGACGAAAAACTCCGCTGGTACGAAGGTTTCCGGTCAGGCGCCGGAGGCTCAGTTCCGCGCGGCGCGCGGGCTCGGCGCAGGTAGCAGGATTTTTTTTGCCTTCGCGATCAGGTTGCGTTCGCTCTTGTGACTGGCGCGGCTGAACGCGGCGTCGATGGGCCGCCAGACGACTTCTTCGATTTCGTGGTCATGCGCCGACGGATCGCCGCCAACGGGTCGCATCAGGTAGAAGTGCACGCGCTTGAAGATGCGCACGGCGCGATCCGACGGATGGGTCCGCCATGAATAGAGGTAGGCGACCTGACCGAGGGGTCCATCGGCAACGACCTTGAGCCCAGTCTCTTCGTTGGCTTCGCGCAGCGCTGCATCCAGCAGTGTCTCCCCGGCTTCGACGTGGCCCTTGGGCAGCACCCAGGTTCCTTTGCCGGCCGGGCGGACTAACACCACCTCGACCGTACCGTCGTCGGCGCGCCGCCAGATGAGCCCGCCCGCTGACAGCTCGCGCCGCACCTCAAGCGGTTGCTTGCTTTTGACGGGCGTCGGGGTGCGGGCCTTCTTGCAAGTTGGTGGCATCGGTGAACGCGTGCGATCGTCTCGCTCTAGCCTATATCGGCGAAGCTCACGCCCAAAGCGAGCAGTTCGTTGATCGCCGCGACGGCACGAGCTGAAGCCGCGGTTGTCAAGGCCGGGTCGCGTCGCAGCCATTCCTCGGCGAGGTCGCCAGCGCGCTCGATGAGACGCAGATCGCGAATAAAGCGGCCGAACCTGAGCGGCAGGACGCCGGTCTGCCGCAGGCCAAACAGATCGCCCGGGCCGCGCAGGCGCAAATCCAGCTCGGCGACTTCGTCGCCGCTGGAACTTTGCGTCAAGGCCGCGAGGCGCTCCCGGGCCGGCCCGCGCGCGCCGCGCGAGAGGATCAGGCAGCATCGCGAGGCAACCGCGCCCCGCCCGACCCGGCCGCGCAACTGATGGAGCTGCGCGAGACCGTAGCGCTCAGCCGCCGCGATGACGATGATCGTGGCTGCGGGAACATCGACTCCGACCTCGACCACCGTGGTCGCCACCAGCACGTTGATTTCGCCGTCGCGGAACTGGCGCATCACGCGATCCTTTTCCGCCGGACGCATCCGTCCGTGCATCACGCCGATTCCGAACTTGCCAAAGCGCCCGGCCAACCGCTTTGCTGCCGTCGCTACGGACGTGGCGTCATCGTCTTCCTCATCATCGTCGATCAGCGGAAATACATAGTAGGCGCGCCGGCCCTGTTCAAGTTCCACGCGCACCAGACGATCAACCTCGGCGCTCTCGTCCTCGGTAAATATGGTAGTCGCAACCGGCACGCGGCCCGCCGGCAATTCGTCGAGGCGCGATACTTCGAGACTGCGCAAGAGCGCCAGCGCGAGGCTGCGCGGAATCGGCGTCGCGGTCATCAGCAGGACGTTGGCCTCGGCGCCCAGCGCCAGCAGCCGCGCGCGATCGAGCACGCCGAACCGATGCTGCTCATCGATGATCGCGAGGCCCAGCCGCCCGATTCGCACATTCTCCTGAAACAGCGCGTGGGTGCCGAACGCCACTGCGATGTCGCCGCGGCCGAGAGCGCGGAGGATTCGCGCCCTCTCGGCGCCGCTCAGCCGGCTCGTCACCAGTACGCTGCTGACGCCGAGCGCGCCGCAGAGCGCTGTGAAATTGCGAAAATGTTGTTCGGCGAGCAGCTCCGTCGGGGCCATCATGACGGCTTGCCAGCCGGATTCGGTCGCACGCAGCATCGCGTGAAAGGCGACGAGAGTTTTACCGCTGCCGACATCGCCGATCAGCACGCGGTTCATTTGCGCGGGTCCCGCGAGGTCCGCGCTGATTTCAGCAATCGCCCCCCGTTGCGCATTCGTGAGCGAAAAAGGCAACGAGGCGATCAGCGCCCCACTCTGCTGGGGCTCGCCGTCGAGCGGCGCGCCGGCCCGCCGCAGACTGCGCGCGCGATCGCGAGTGAGCGCGAGCTGGAATGCGAACATCTCGTCGAGCGCAAGCGCCTGATGCGCGGGCGTCGCCGCGCCCTCAAGCACAGCCAGGTCGGCGTCGGGCGGCGGCTGATGGAGATACTTGAGCGCCTCGATTACACGCGGGAGCCCCGTCGTCGACGCTACAT
It includes:
- a CDS encoding TIGR03619 family F420-dependent LLM class oxidoreductase; translated protein: MKYGIAVRNMGPQSTTATIRACVAAAESLGFDAVFVSDHLCIPPDETEGSGGRYLDVLATLAYLAGATERIRLGISVLVLPYRPAVLTAKQVATIQELSGGRMILGVGVGWMKPEFAALGVDKRMRGRLSDETLRVIRHLFTRDAEAYCGNLVSFPPFVFSPRPQAPPIWIGGNGDAAVRRVLEFGAGWHPMLAADKLAPAVTSLKSQMRTQGRTDDLEIVVRRGMKFDDLGAARARVEAEREAGATYFILDLGRYASANEFATQAETFISKVA
- a CDS encoding DsbA family protein, coding for MAEVLETVRFYYDYKSPFTWLAFEPALDLERSHRVQIVFTPHGFDFRAFGGDLPQRTERDWFKVRYLYEDARRFARDRGIIIRGPQRLFDSRLALTSGIFAERNGRFREYSRLVFARFFAREIDLESVDALAAVISEIGLDAAEFRRFVNRDGPAALADALAQGERDHVFGVPMLIVAGEPFWGNDRIAWIVKKLDAMGLRR
- a CDS encoding AbrB/MazE/SpoVT family DNA-binding domain-containing protein; this translates as MTYRTRLSSKGQIVLPKPLRVARRWSPGTEFLLEEHGAGLLLKPGVSGSSDWASLIGAADYRGPRKSLKEMTEAINVEARKHR
- a CDS encoding type II toxin-antitoxin system VapC family toxin, producing MIAVDTNVLVRIIVNDEPSQAARAAVFLRAQERVFIAKTVMLELEWVLRGAYRLARGTIAAALRRVLEFPNVEAEDPAAVTAALRWYDQGLDFADSLHVASAGHGCKFATFDGALRRRARRLRAITLADL
- a CDS encoding dCMP deaminase family protein, with amino-acid sequence MTITRPSWDQYFMTITRQVAERSTCTRAKVGAVIVRDRSILATGYNGAPAGLPHCLDVGCLIYESRTPDGEIEQNCFRTIHAEINAITQAARNGVAIRDADIYVTHTPCIHCLKVLINTGIRSVFYEKPYKLHTIEELLTHARIKLISVQPEPPPDAPA
- a CDS encoding HIT family protein, encoding MPQPEGAARPCGICAIIDRLRAGSFPDLVAELPRSWMILGDAQFYRGYCVLFAKRHVVEPHLMPRGEAHELLDEMLAAGKAINAVTSPIKLNYECLGNQEPHVHWHIFPRSSADPMRLQPVWLRPESERKVTLEESDRRSLIAELRLELGRLLPAARWG
- a CDS encoding AAA family ATPase, with the translated sequence MSEATAKLSAIRDELNQFFLERAELIDGALCALLATHHVLLIGPPGTAKSMLADELCRRIEGANYFQWLLTKFSTPEEIFGAVSLKSLEQDDYRRVTDHKLPEAHIAFLDEIFKANSSILNALLAVINERIFHNGRERVVVPLVTMFGASNELPDEEELTALFDRFMMRFTVDYIVEDFRFLKMLEGTGPARRTILTFEELNELRADVAAVQIPGGILRALAELRRILATSQIVASDRRWRNTLAIMRAHALLLSRTQVSDDDLAFLEHVLWKDPEEIPKVRDAIRRLVKGFEDEARELLIQGQELREYAARAWESDELRKRAVIEAHSKLANILVKFENLIRDAAEGGRTTESLEAMRATVKGIQQSMLRAAV
- the recO gene encoding DNA repair protein RecO: MPAEESSPAIVLRARDYSESDRIVTLLTRDFGKLGGIAKGAKASRRRFERKLEPFSCVTLFFRRRPLGQLVFITRAEPGPMPQPVLEDDLRKIALGSYMVELADALTREEADAAAAYNVLAAGLAVLGRGPATAALRSAYDMKMLRAAGFGLEFDNCRICRSRVGIDAAAAYFVISRGGIVCMRCRSEAPQGAVRLDASGVLALSKLGGVELGEAADLPSAGAAAGRVLTQFLGDLLDRKLRSVEFLDSVL
- a CDS encoding acyl-CoA dehydrogenase family protein — protein: MDFNYSAEDETFRAEFRAWLAVNREYATPAREPLADELEGDWDARVSWHRRLHQGGWMGIHWPREYGGRGATLLQNVIYQQELERAGAAMPFTGFGISLLGPTLIHWGTDEQKRRHLPKILGGEEFWCQGYSEPNSGSDLASLQTRAVEDGDYFVVNGAKIWTSAAQHADWIFLLVRTDPAAPKHKGISYLLVDMKTPGIVVRPLVQMTGARGFNQVFFEDVRVPRKNLVGEKNQGWQVAITTLMFERSMGHDRGLLQQIRELATLAQGIPRNGASAWDDAEVRQRLAKLEAEGEAIKYTGFRQLTRQLKGLPPGAESSMLKLCGTELALKIALFAMELLGPYSQLEPNSAHALDAGKWSQRMLAARGPTIYTGTNQIQRNIIGERVLGLPKG
- a CDS encoding NUDIX domain-containing protein, which gives rise to MPPTCKKARTPTPVKSKQPLEVRRELSAGGLIWRRADDGTVEVVLVRPAGKGTWVLPKGHVEAGETLLDAALREANEETGLKVVADGPLGQVAYLYSWRTHPSDRAVRIFKRVHFYLMRPVGGDPSAHDHEIEEVVWRPIDAAFSRASHKSERNLIAKAKKILLPAPSPRAARN
- a CDS encoding ATP-dependent DNA helicase RecG, whose product is MSESAHPERGKSAPGIEPSAALAASLVEVAGVGPKRLAILQARGLSTFLDALYHLPRRYDDLRRRDRIADLRAGVTAIVEGTLDKLQTRPMRGMRWRRLTTATLKDAEGATLAVAWFNLHGDGRMPLGETVLICGRVTTASRGALEILHPEVYRLKSSPPPAIRPAYSLPPEIPQRLFSSIVAQGLAQAERAQLDAIPADVASTTGLPRVIEALKYLHQPPPDADLAVLEGAATPAHQALALDEMFAFQLALTRDRARSLRRAGAPLDGEPQQSGALIASLPFSLTNAQRGAIAEISADLAGPAQMNRVLIGDVGSGKTLVAFHAMLRATESGWQAVMMAPTELLAEQHFRNFTALCGALGVSSVLVTSRLSGAERARILRALGRGDIAVAFGTHALFQENVRIGRLGLAIIDEQHRFGVLDRARLLALGAEANVLLMTATPIPRSLALALLRSLEVSRLDELPAGRVPVATTIFTEDESAEVDRLVRVELEQGRRAYYVFPLIDDDEEDDDATSVATAAKRLAGRFGKFGIGVMHGRMRPAEKDRVMRQFRDGEINVLVATTVVEVGVDVPAATIIVIAAAERYGLAQLHQLRGRVGRGAVASRCCLILSRGARGPARERLAALTQSSSGDEVAELDLRLRGPGDLFGLRQTGVLPLRFGRFIRDLRLIERAGDLAEEWLRRDPALTTAASARAVAAINELLALGVSFADIG